CCCCACCTGGGGCCTGACGGAGGGCCTGATCCCGCCCCATCTTGAGGAAGTGTGGAACCGGAACAAGGAGGCTCAGTCCTCCCTCGAGGAGCGTTGCCGCCGCTACGGCCTTCCCTACGAGGTGGTCGAGCAGCTTGACACGCGTATCGCGGGAATCCGTATCTCACGGGAATCACTCGATGGAGAGGGTGAGTCGTTCTCCGCGGACGGGCGGAGGCTTTCCAAGAAGCTGCTGGGTGATTTGCCCGACTTCCGCCTTGGCCGCTGCTCGATGCACCTGCAGCCCAACAGCTGGTTCCATTTCCTCGGCGACCACGTGATCACGTTCGGCGTCTTTCCCATCAACGAACACCAGAGCCTCGTACGCACCACCTGGTTGGTGGCTGACGACGCCGTGGAAGGCGTCGACTACGACCTGGAGAAGCTCACCTACACCTGGAAGCAAACGAACCTGCAGGACAAGGCGTTCGTGGAGCTGTGCCAGCAGGGTGCCGGCAGTCCCGCCTACGAGCCCGGTCCGTACATGAAGAGCGAATACCAGGTCGAGGCATTCATCAACTGGTACGTGCAGCGCGTGCAGGAGCACTTGGCATGATTGAACTCCTCACCGAAACGGCAATCCAGGAACCACAGCGTATTCGCGGTCTTGAGATGCCGTGGAACAGGGTGATGGGAAGCCCCGAGGCACCCGCACGGGCAGCCCGGGCGTTGGGCCCATGGCATCCGCAGGAGTTCATGGCCGAATGCGTCGAGACCGTTCCCGAGGCCGGCGCCATGATGACCTTCGTGTTCCGCCGATGCGACGGTGCACCCCTGGCGTTCCGTGCCGGCCAGTACGTGAACGTCGCATTTCCCGTGAATGGCGAGGACCAGGAACCGGTGGACCGCAGCTACTCGCTGTCCAGTTCGCCCACCGAGCCGTGGACTTTCAGCATTACCGTCAAGTGCGACCCCACGGGATTGGTCTCACCCTGGGTGCACGAGAACGTCAAACCCGGCACCGTTCTTGAGATGCTGGGACCGGTGGGAGCATTCCACCTGCCCGATGCCGACCGACGGGCACGGTATCTCCTGCTTGCTGCCGGCGCAGGCATCACCCCCATCATGTCCATGGTGCGGACCATCCACTCCCTGCCCGGACACGCCGATGTTGTGGTGCTCTACCACGGCTCGGATGCTGGAGGCTTTGGCTTCCACCGGGAACTGGCCTATATCGCATCCGTGGACTCGCGCGTCAAGGTCCACTACTCCCTGGGCGACCGCAGCGTACCGGAGGGGTGGGAAGGGCTCAGCGGAAGGCTGACGGCGGCCATGCTCGAGGAGGTGGCCCCTGATGCCAACGGCCGCCAGGTGTACGCATGCGGTCCCGAGGGTTACCTGAACACCGCCACCGAGCTCCTCCAAAAGGTCGGCGTCGATGACACTTCCATATACATGGAGTTCTTCTCGGGAGACCGCCAGACGCTCCTTGAATACCAGGCGGAGGTGGCACTTGCAGCCGACGTCGCGGAGGAGATCGCCGAATCCGCCGAGGACTACTTTGAAAGCCAGCCCGCCGCATTCGGGCTCTACGAGCCTGGCTACGACGCCGACGGGACTCTGCAGGCCTCGGGTCTGCCGCTGGAAATCAGCGGCCCGGAGGCACCCGGCTCCGACCCCGCCGTCGACAGCCCGGGCCTGGAGCCGGAAGCCGGTTCCCCTGACGCCTCGAGCTTCGGCACGGTGGGGACAGGCAGCCTCACCATGTCCTTCATGCGTACCGGCATCAATGTCCGGATCGATCCCACCGAGCGCATCCTCGAGGTGGCCCAGCGTGCGGGCGTCAGGATTGGCGCGAACTGCAAGGAAGGCATGTGCGGCTCCTGCAAGGTCGTCAAGCTTTCAGGGGAGATCGAGATGAACCACCAGGGAGGGATCCGGGCGCGGGAAATCTCGGCGGGCAAGTTCCTGCCCTGCTGCTCCACGGCGCAGACGGACCTGGTTATCGATGCCTAGCCCCTGCCCCGGCCCACCGTCAAGGCGCAGCCGGATTGCCTGAAATAGGGCTTAAGACTTCAGAAAATCCTTGACACGTGACTGTGATACGGGCCACTCTGTTGCTTATGGCGAGACGTGTTGCTCTTTACGGAACAACTGCCGCGATGCAAGCAAAGCTGACCTTGAACAATGAATGCCAGGAAGGCCCCGATCTTCCGCCCGGTTTGGGGACACCGGAGTACAGCTTCAGCCCATGAATTCAAACCAAAGGACTTGACATGGCTTTGAACAGCGACATCCGCACGGATGCCCACCCCCCCCGTTGAGCTGGAGGAGCCCAAGCTCGTTCCTGCGTCCGAGAACTCTCCTTCCTCCCACGATTCACACGATGCCGAGGACACCGAACAGATCATGCAGGAACTCCGCCAGACCAAAGCCGAGCAGGCTGTGGCAGAGCGGCGGAACCGCAAACTCACCCTCGACAAGGCCACCTTCGGCATCACCGGGGTTCTGGCCCTGGCCTTCGTGGCGTGGGGCTTCCTGGGCCGGGACAGCCTGGCCGCCACGTCAACAGCCGCCCTCGACTGGGTAATGGAGTACACCGGCTGGCTCTTTATGGTCCTGGCCTCGCTGTTCGTTGTTTTTGTGCTCTGGCTGGCCCTGGGCAAGTGGGGCAACATTCCCCTCGGCAAGGACGGCGAGAAGCCCGAGTTCCGGACCGTGTCATGGATTGCCATGATGTTTGCGGCCGGCATGGGCATCGGCCTGATGTTCTACGGTGTGGCCGAGCCGCTGTACCACTACATCTCCCCTCCGCCGGGAACGGTGGACGGACGCACGCCGGCAGCCATCCAGACGGCCATGGCAACCTCCATCTTCCACTGGACCCTGCACCCCTGGGCGATGTACGCCGTCGTCGGCATTGCCATGGCCTACGGCACCTACCGCCTGGGCCGCCGCCAGCTGATCTCGGCAGCGTTCACGTCGCTGTTCGGCATCAGGACGGTGGAAGGGCCGGTGGGCAAGTTCATCAACATCCTGGCGATCTTCGCCACGCTCTTCGGCACGGCCGCTTCCCTGGGCCTCGGCGCCCTCCAGATCGGCAGCGGCCTGA
Above is a window of Arthrobacter sp. FB24 DNA encoding:
- a CDS encoding ferredoxin reductase — translated: MIELLTETAIQEPQRIRGLEMPWNRVMGSPEAPARAARALGPWHPQEFMAECVETVPEAGAMMTFVFRRCDGAPLAFRAGQYVNVAFPVNGEDQEPVDRSYSLSSSPTEPWTFSITVKCDPTGLVSPWVHENVKPGTVLEMLGPVGAFHLPDADRRARYLLLAAGAGITPIMSMVRTIHSLPGHADVVVLYHGSDAGGFGFHRELAYIASVDSRVKVHYSLGDRSVPEGWEGLSGRLTAAMLEEVAPDANGRQVYACGPEGYLNTATELLQKVGVDDTSIYMEFFSGDRQTLLEYQAEVALAADVAEEIAESAEDYFESQPAAFGLYEPGYDADGTLQASGLPLEISGPEAPGSDPAVDSPGLEPEAGSPDASSFGTVGTGSLTMSFMRTGINVRIDPTERILEVAQRAGVRIGANCKEGMCGSCKVVKLSGEIEMNHQGGIRAREISAGKFLPCCSTAQTDLVIDA